From the Flavobacterium gyeonganense genome, the window TGGGATAGCAAATATACGATCAACATTAATACCGAGATGAATTACTGGCCTGCTGAAAAAACGAATTTATCAGAGATGCATCAGCCACTTTTAAAAATGATAAAAGAAATGGCCGAAACAGGAAAAGAAACGGCAAAAGTAATGTATGGGGCAAGGGGCTGGGTTGCTCATCACAATACCGATATATGGAGAACGAACGGTGCCGTTGACGGAGCTACCTGGGGCGTCTGGAATGCAGGAGGCGGATGGTTGAGCCAGCATATCTGGGAACATTATTTATACACGGGAGATAAAAAATATCTTGAATCTGCATATGATATAATAAAAGGGGCTGCAGCTTTTTATTCAGACTTTTTAGTAAAACATCCAAAAAACGGATGGCTGGTAGTAGTGCCTGGAAATTCGCCTGAAAATGCTCCAAAAGCTCACCAGGGATCAGCAGTTACAGCCGGATCCACGATGGATAATCAAATTGTGTTTGATGTTTTCAGTACCGCTATTAAGGCTTCTGAGATTTTAGGAAAGGACAAAGAATTTGCAGATAGTCTTAAAACGTTACAAAAAATGCTTCCGCCAATGCAGATAGGAAAGCATAATCAATTACAGGAATGGCTCGATGATGTTGATGATCCTAAAGATAATCACCGACATATTTCCCACTTGTATGGGTTATATCCTTCTAATCAGATTTCGGCATATCAAACTCCTGAACTCTTTGCAGCAGCAAAAAATACGCTTTTGCAAAGAGGAGATGTCTCAACCGGATGGAGTATGGGATGGAAAGTAAACTGGTGGGCTAAAATGCAGGATGGTAATCATGCTTATAAGTTAATTCAAAATCAATTAACTCCACTTGGTGTAAATGAAGGAGGAGGTACATATAACAATCTTTTTGACGCACATCCCCCATTTCAAATAGATGGAAATTTTGGCTGCACATCAGGCATTACTGAAATGTTAATGCAAAGTTCAGATGGTGCCATTCATTTACTTCCTGCTTTACCCGATGCTTTGAGTGAATATGGTGAAATAAGCGGACTGAAAGCAAGAGGCGGTTTTGAAATAAAAGATATGAAATGGAAACAGGGAAAACTAGTTGCTCTGAGCATTCAGTCTAATCTGGGGGGGAACTTGAGATTGAGAATTCCAAATGAAATAACTTTAAAGGATAATAAAAATTTGAAAAATGCATTAGGAGTAAACCCAAATGTTTTTTATCAGCTTGATGAAATTCAAAAACCAATTATTTCTGATGAATCTAATATAAAAGCATTAGATGTTAAGGCTTCTTATTTATACGACCTGATGACCATAAAAGGGAAAGTATATACATTTCTTATTAAATAATTTTTTATAGTAATACCTTAAAATGAAACATAGAATTTTATATTGCCTGTTTGTTTTGCTTATAACATCTTCTGTTATAGCTCAAATGCAATCATTTGACCTAAGCGAAATCAGACTGAAAGACGGACCGTTTAAAAATGCTCAGGATGTCGATTTGAAGTATATTTTTGATCTTAAGCCGGATAAACTTTTGGCACCATATTTAATCGACGCAGGCCTCCCTGTTAAAGAAAGCCGATATGGCAACTGGGAAAGCATTGGGTTAGATGGTCATATCGGAGGGCATTATCTTTCTGCCTTAGCTATGATGTATGCAGCTACAGGAAATATAGAACTTAAAAACAGATCAGATTATATGATTTCTGAACTGGCCCGTTGTCAGGATAAAAATGGAAATGGGTATGTTGGCGGTATTCCACAGGGAAAAGTTTTTTGGGATCGTATTCATAATGGAGATATTGATGGCAGTGGTTTTGGATTGAATAATACGTGGGTTCCTATTTATAATATCCACAAACTATTTGCCGGTTTAAATGATACTTACCATTATACAGGAAATGAAAAAGCTAAAGATATTTTAATAAAACTGGGAGATTGGTTTATCGAATTAATTCGTCCGCTTTCTGATGAACAGATTGAAAAAATTTTAAAGACAGAACATGGAGGCATAAACGAATCTTTTGCTGATTTATACAGTATTACAAAAGATAAAAAATACCTTGAAACCGCTGAAAAATTATCACAAAAGGCTTTTTTAAATCCATTATTGAAAAAAGAAGATAAACTTACCGGTATGCATGCCAATACCCAGATACCAAAAGTTATAGGTTTTGAGAAAATTGCCACTCTTACGGGTAATAACGAATGGCAGGAAGGGGTAGAGTTTTTCTGGGATAATGTAACTCAAAAACGCAGTGTTGCCTTTGGAGGAAATAGTGTTGCAGAACATTTTAATCCAATAAATGATTTCAGCAGTATGATAAAATCCAATCAGGGTCCCGAAACCTGCAATTCCTATAATATGGAGCGTCTGAGCAAGGCTTTGTTTTTAAACAAAAATGATGTTAGTTATCTCGATTTTTATGAACGCACCTTATACAATCATATCCTGTCGAGTCAGCATCCGGAAAAAGGAGGATTTGTTTATTTTACCCCTATCAGGCCAAATCATTATCGGGTATATTCACAACCTGAAACCAGTATGTGGTGCTGTGTGGGTTCCGGATTGGAAAATCATACTAAATATGGCGAATTAATTTATAGTCATTCAAATGATAATATTTTTGTAAATCTTTTTATTCCTTCTGTTTTAAATTGGAAAGAAAAAGCAGTAGAATTAGAGCAAACCACGAAATTTCCTTATGAAAATAGTACAGAACTTATCATAAAACTTAAAAAATCTAAAACTTTTGTACTGAATATTCGCCATCCAAAATGGGCTGAAAATTTTGAAATTTTGGTAAACGGAAAGGTTCAGGATATAGCAAAAATTAATTCTGAGGCTTCGGGTTATATTCCAATTAACAGAAGATGGAAATCAGGAGATAAAATTAAAGTTACATTCAAAACTACTACACATTTAGAAAGCCTGCCAGATGGTTCAAATTGGAGTGCTTTTGTCAACGGACCAATTGTATTAGCAGCGAAGACCTCTACAGAAAGTTTGGATGGCTTATTTGCAGATGACAGTAGAATGGGGCATGCCACAAGAGGAAAATATTTTCCATTAGACCAGGCTTACGCTTTGGTTGGTGAAAAGGACACTTATCTGGCAAAAGCTAAAGAA encodes:
- a CDS encoding glycoside hydrolase family 127 protein codes for the protein MKHRILYCLFVLLITSSVIAQMQSFDLSEIRLKDGPFKNAQDVDLKYIFDLKPDKLLAPYLIDAGLPVKESRYGNWESIGLDGHIGGHYLSALAMMYAATGNIELKNRSDYMISELARCQDKNGNGYVGGIPQGKVFWDRIHNGDIDGSGFGLNNTWVPIYNIHKLFAGLNDTYHYTGNEKAKDILIKLGDWFIELIRPLSDEQIEKILKTEHGGINESFADLYSITKDKKYLETAEKLSQKAFLNPLLKKEDKLTGMHANTQIPKVIGFEKIATLTGNNEWQEGVEFFWDNVTQKRSVAFGGNSVAEHFNPINDFSSMIKSNQGPETCNSYNMERLSKALFLNKNDVSYLDFYERTLYNHILSSQHPEKGGFVYFTPIRPNHYRVYSQPETSMWCCVGSGLENHTKYGELIYSHSNDNIFVNLFIPSVLNWKEKAVELEQTTKFPYENSTELIIKLKKSKTFVLNIRHPKWAENFEILVNGKVQDIAKINSEASGYIPINRRWKSGDKIKVTFKTTTHLESLPDGSNWSAFVNGPIVLAAKTSTESLDGLFADDSRMGHATRGKYFPLDQAYALVGEKDTYLAKAKETEKLHFSLDSLELQPFFEIHDARYQMYFQTYSKEDYKEKQQLLKQQEIEALALEAKTVDKVNCGEQQPEVDHLYKGEKSNSGYDDGKFWRDTRAYISYQLLNKNSLGKFLDISVLDELKMENITILINDKPAEVISVDDKTIRLNIDKIQTINIKITAKNGAKSPRFYQLRIVKN
- a CDS encoding glycoside hydrolase family 95 protein, with the protein product MSSFAQEKSALKLWYDNPSGKLWENALPIGNGFQAAMVYGNVEKEIFQLNEVTVWTGSPNRNDNPNAKAALNDIRNLIFQGEYQKAEKLINENIITKKSHGQMFQPVGNLEISFSDQEHYTDYYRELDIEKAVTKTTYKINGVTYTREAFTSFPDRVLVIKLSADMPGKLSLNAGFTSQHKKQKIETDVNNMLSLSGTTSDHEGVEGKVRFNALARFKTEGGTIKSEGNSIKIDKADSVVIYVSIATNFINYNDLSGSESKLAKSFLDKAFKKDFEKMRKAHIASYQKFFNRVHIDLGTTNAAKLPTDQRLANFRNVFDPSLVTLYYQYGRYLLISSSQPGGQPANLQGIWNHSMRPAWDSKYTININTEMNYWPAEKTNLSEMHQPLLKMIKEMAETGKETAKVMYGARGWVAHHNTDIWRTNGAVDGATWGVWNAGGGWLSQHIWEHYLYTGDKKYLESAYDIIKGAAAFYSDFLVKHPKNGWLVVVPGNSPENAPKAHQGSAVTAGSTMDNQIVFDVFSTAIKASEILGKDKEFADSLKTLQKMLPPMQIGKHNQLQEWLDDVDDPKDNHRHISHLYGLYPSNQISAYQTPELFAAAKNTLLQRGDVSTGWSMGWKVNWWAKMQDGNHAYKLIQNQLTPLGVNEGGGTYNNLFDAHPPFQIDGNFGCTSGITEMLMQSSDGAIHLLPALPDALSEYGEISGLKARGGFEIKDMKWKQGKLVALSIQSNLGGNLRLRIPNEITLKDNKNLKNALGVNPNVFYQLDEIQKPIISDESNIKALDVKASYLYDLMTIKGKVYTFLIK